In Sphingobacteriales bacterium, a genomic segment contains:
- a CDS encoding LysE family transporter yields the protein MNLTEPVIEGIILGLTLSVLIGPVFFTHLQTVIYKGFNAGNILSIGITASDVFLIFLCYIGTAQLIDNKIYKVSVGFAGGLVLIFFGIYTYLKKMKFSDMRPKSTIDGNGIVKLLVKGFVLNFANPFVWFFWLGVVSLVNSTYGNKKFEIFLFLSAVVGTYFALNILKALLAFRIKRLIRPKTVMIVNKVVGVLLVLFGFVLIIRVMMLENILNINSLIH from the coding sequence TTGAATCTAACTGAACCTGTCATTGAAGGAATTATTCTCGGTCTTACCCTATCTGTTTTGATAGGTCCTGTGTTTTTTACCCACCTGCAAACTGTCATTTACAAAGGTTTTAATGCCGGTAATATTTTATCCATCGGCATTACTGCCAGCGATGTTTTTTTGATTTTCCTCTGCTATATCGGCACCGCCCAATTGATTGACAATAAGATTTACAAGGTTTCCGTTGGATTTGCCGGTGGTCTGGTGCTTATTTTCTTCGGCATCTATACTTATCTGAAAAAGATGAAATTCAGTGATATGCGACCAAAATCAACGATAGACGGGAATGGGATTGTTAAACTTCTTGTAAAGGGCTTTGTGCTTAATTTTGCCAACCCGTTCGTCTGGTTTTTCTGGTTGGGTGTGGTTTCTCTTGTCAACTCCACCTATGGAAATAAAAAATTCGAAATCTTCCTGTTTCTTTCGGCAGTGGTAGGTACCTATTTCGCACTGAATATCCTGAAAGCATTGCTCGCATTCCGCATCAAACGGCTTATCCGCCCAAAAACGGTCATGATTGTGAATAAAGTTGTAGGGGTGTTGCTGGTATTGTTTGGCTTTGTATTAATCATCAGGGTTATGATGCTGGAAAATATTCTGAATATCAACAGCCTCATTCATTAA
- a CDS encoding GH3 auxin-responsive promoter family protein, with the protein MPIIGSILKAAIELRGNPMVQKTLHYAVSSQKKVLKKLLKKAQNTAFGEEYGFSEILKSKDLIASFKSHVPTFDYNSIFKKWWYRAQNGEAFVTWPGQVKYFALSSGTSEASSKYIPVTHDMLRQVKKTSIKQIFTLANYNFPPEFYNKGILMLGGSTHLHYNGTYYEGDLSGITAGNIPFWFQYFYKPGKRIAKERDWLTKLDEIVKKAPDWDIGVFSGVPAWLQILMEKIIDHYQVKNIHEIWPNLSIYVHGGVSFAPYKKGFEKLLAHPLTYIETYLASEGFLAFQSHPDTESMQLVVDNGIFFEFVPFNERNFDIDNNMVENPETLSIEDVEEGKDYALLLSTCAGAWRYLIGDTIKFTSKEKFEIQITGRTKHYLNLCGEHLSQENMNMAIKKVEDELNVGIREFTVCGIRYNSMFAHKWYLGCDDYLDPKVASERIDFHLKNLNDDYRVERIAAIKNVIVEVLPSSLFYQWMKMKGKLGGQHKFPRVLKAHLFEDWENFVNQYKQSKA; encoded by the coding sequence ATGCCGATTATAGGTTCAATCTTAAAAGCAGCCATAGAGTTAAGGGGCAATCCCATGGTTCAGAAAACCTTACATTATGCTGTATCAAGTCAAAAAAAGGTACTGAAAAAGCTTTTGAAGAAAGCTCAGAATACAGCTTTTGGCGAAGAATATGGTTTTTCTGAAATTTTAAAGAGTAAAGACCTCATAGCATCGTTTAAAAGCCATGTTCCGACATTTGACTACAATTCCATTTTTAAAAAATGGTGGTACCGGGCACAAAACGGAGAGGCTTTTGTAACCTGGCCCGGACAAGTAAAATATTTTGCCCTCAGCAGCGGCACCTCCGAAGCTTCGAGCAAATATATTCCTGTTACTCACGATATGCTTCGGCAGGTAAAAAAGACAAGTATCAAACAGATTTTTACCTTAGCCAATTACAATTTTCCCCCTGAGTTTTACAACAAAGGCATCCTGATGCTGGGGGGAAGCACTCACCTGCATTATAACGGAACTTATTATGAGGGAGACCTGTCGGGAATAACAGCCGGTAATATTCCTTTCTGGTTCCAGTATTTTTACAAACCCGGTAAACGCATTGCCAAGGAGCGCGACTGGCTGACCAAACTTGATGAAATTGTCAAAAAAGCTCCGGATTGGGATATTGGTGTTTTTTCAGGTGTTCCTGCCTGGCTTCAGATTTTGATGGAGAAAATTATCGACCATTATCAGGTGAAAAATATTCATGAAATTTGGCCTAACTTATCCATTTATGTCCATGGCGGAGTATCGTTTGCCCCATATAAAAAAGGATTTGAAAAACTGCTGGCACATCCGCTAACCTATATCGAAACCTACCTGGCATCCGAAGGATTTCTGGCTTTTCAGAGCCATCCCGACACCGAATCCATGCAGTTAGTTGTTGACAATGGCATTTTCTTCGAATTTGTTCCTTTTAACGAACGAAATTTTGACATCGATAACAATATGGTTGAAAACCCTGAAACTCTCAGCATTGAAGACGTTGAAGAAGGAAAAGACTATGCCCTTCTCCTTTCGACCTGTGCAGGTGCCTGGCGCTATCTGATTGGAGACACTATTAAATTTACCTCCAAGGAAAAGTTTGAAATACAGATTACCGGAAGGACAAAACATTACCTGAATCTTTGCGGAGAACACCTCTCACAGGAAAACATGAACATGGCCATTAAAAAAGTGGAAGATGAACTGAATGTTGGTATCCGTGAATTTACCGTTTGCGGTATCCGATACAACAGCATGTTTGCCCATAAATGGTATCTTGGCTGTGACGACTACCTTGATCCGAAAGTAGCCAGTGAAAGAATTGATTTTCACTTGAAAAACCTGAATGATGATTATCGCGTGGAAAGAATTGCCGCCATCAAAAATGTCATTGTCGAAGTTTTACCTTCCAGCTTGTTTTATCAATGGATGAAAATGAAAGGAAAATTAGGCGGGCAACATAAATTTCCACGTGTTTTAAAAGCTCACCTGTTCGAAGACTGGGAAAATTTTGTCAATCAATACAAACAAAGTAAAGCTTGA
- a CDS encoding heavy-metal-associated domain-containing protein, translating to MRLELEGMHCNGCATTIENSLKDLKGTEYAHASFDSAYALLSIDTNQTGTAEIVKAVEKKGYRVKSIEINE from the coding sequence ATGAGGCTTGAATTAGAAGGCATGCATTGTAACGGATGTGCCACCACCATCGAAAACAGTCTGAAAGATTTGAAAGGGACGGAATATGCCCATGCTTCTTTTGATTCGGCCTATGCCTTGCTGTCCATTGATACCAACCAGACGGGAACAGCGGAAATAGTAAAGGCTGTTGAGAAAAAAGGGTATAGGGTGAAAAGTATTGAAATTAATGAATGA
- a CDS encoding PqqD family protein, whose product MKQANLLDLTPYRIMDDEMEDGMVNVLLPRFNSRFWGPKLQPLLAPHKKFIKIKLDEFGSETWMLMDGKTSVGQIAEKLREKFGDRIEPVHDRLGRFISMMYEQRYISFNELKN is encoded by the coding sequence TTGAAACAAGCGAATTTGCTTGATCTGACCCCTTACCGGATCATGGATGATGAAATGGAAGACGGAATGGTCAATGTGTTGTTGCCGCGTTTCAATTCCCGGTTTTGGGGGCCTAAGCTTCAGCCTTTGCTGGCACCGCACAAAAAGTTCATAAAAATTAAACTTGATGAATTTGGCTCAGAAACATGGATGCTGATGGATGGAAAAACCTCAGTCGGTCAGATAGCTGAAAAGCTCAGGGAAAAGTTTGGCGACAGGATAGAGCCTGTCCACGACAGATTGGGCAGATTTATCTCCATGATGTACGAGCAACGCTATATTTCATTTAACGAACTTAAAAATTAA
- a CDS encoding oligopeptide transporter, OPT family: MSEQKKFVPFVSSETKMAEFTLRALIIGLFLAVILGAANAYLGLKAGMTIAATYPAAVIGMALLKAMKGTILEENFTRTVGSIGESVAAGAIFTLPAFFIAGIWKEFYTPGHYVISALIMITGGILGIMFVALLRRVMVEDAELPFPESVAAAEIHKSGRSAGGNSKFLFWAMGFGGLIKAAGELKLFLPVWEKFVTFKSQFITGTGQAISAKGGLLIGTPGLKPAYLGVGYIIGPKLASLNFSGGLVAWGLLTPIIYYFLSSHIDLTAWSQYLVDNNLATDTDAAMKKISDPQFQMITIWKSIVRPIAIGGMLVGTVFTLWKMRKSLVAGIARSVGDVRKATQGGAVTDRIDKDLGFNWVMLGILGAALATFLITFLIFKTSLVVALVATIVMIIAGFFFGAVSGYLVGIIGSSNNPISGLTISTVVVTALLMWALGVSGEEGVPAVLGVAAIICVSAAVAGEMLQDLKAGHLLGGTPWRMQVGDIIGVVVAAAVMFIPIFILHEGDIAKGIQEGYEGGFGSRELPAPQASLMAILSGGIIQGNMAWPLIIVGMLLGTALILMQVRSPMLIAIGMYLPLETTFAIFTGGAIKGIMEMIQEKRKHNEAQKARTENVGILIAAGLIAGEALIGLLFAAFAFFDMKIWAFKHPSYITSLVILVIIALVLINLPLRKAGNPDEPAPPVASH, from the coding sequence ATGTCAGAACAAAAGAAATTTGTCCCCTTTGTTTCGTCTGAAACAAAAATGGCGGAGTTTACCTTGAGGGCACTCATCATCGGGTTATTTCTGGCCGTTATTTTAGGTGCTGCCAATGCCTATCTTGGACTGAAGGCAGGTATGACCATAGCTGCCACTTATCCTGCTGCCGTGATTGGTATGGCTCTGCTCAAGGCCATGAAAGGTACCATCCTTGAAGAAAATTTTACACGTACTGTCGGATCAATCGGTGAATCTGTTGCCGCTGGTGCTATCTTTACCTTACCCGCTTTCTTTATTGCAGGTATCTGGAAAGAGTTTTATACCCCCGGCCACTATGTGATTTCTGCCTTAATCATGATAACAGGTGGTATTCTGGGAATTATGTTCGTGGCTCTCTTGCGTAGGGTCATGGTGGAAGATGCTGAACTGCCTTTTCCCGAATCGGTTGCTGCTGCTGAAATCCACAAATCGGGCAGAAGTGCTGGTGGTAATTCAAAATTTCTCTTCTGGGCAATGGGTTTTGGCGGTTTGATCAAAGCAGCCGGTGAATTGAAGCTCTTCCTTCCGGTATGGGAAAAATTCGTTACCTTTAAAAGTCAGTTTATTACCGGAACCGGTCAGGCTATTTCAGCCAAAGGCGGTTTACTGATCGGAACTCCCGGTTTAAAACCTGCTTATCTTGGTGTTGGTTATATCATTGGCCCCAAACTCGCTTCCCTCAACTTCAGTGGAGGACTGGTTGCATGGGGGCTTCTGACACCGATAATTTATTATTTCCTTTCATCTCACATTGATTTGACCGCATGGTCACAATATCTGGTTGACAATAACCTTGCAACCGATACGGATGCAGCCATGAAAAAAATATCTGATCCTCAGTTTCAGATGATTACTATCTGGAAAAGCATCGTCAGGCCTATAGCCATAGGTGGGATGCTGGTGGGAACGGTTTTTACCCTGTGGAAAATGCGTAAAAGCCTGGTGGCTGGCATAGCCCGTTCCGTTGGCGATGTCAGAAAAGCCACTCAGGGTGGTGCTGTAACGGATAGAATTGACAAAGACCTCGGTTTTAACTGGGTGATGCTGGGAATTTTAGGCGCTGCACTCGCCACTTTCCTGATTACATTTCTTATTTTTAAAACTTCTTTGGTAGTGGCACTTGTCGCCACCATCGTGATGATTATTGCCGGATTTTTCTTTGGTGCCGTTTCCGGCTATCTGGTAGGTATCATTGGGTCATCCAACAATCCCATCAGCGGGCTGACCATTTCAACGGTTGTGGTAACCGCCCTGCTGATGTGGGCACTGGGAGTAAGTGGAGAAGAAGGAGTACCTGCCGTTCTGGGTGTTGCTGCCATCATCTGCGTTTCCGCTGCAGTTGCAGGAGAAATGCTTCAGGACCTGAAAGCAGGCCATCTGCTTGGTGGTACCCCCTGGCGCATGCAGGTGGGTGATATTATCGGGGTCGTTGTGGCAGCTGCAGTCATGTTTATTCCTATATTCATCCTTCACGAAGGTGATATTGCCAAAGGTATTCAGGAAGGTTATGAAGGAGGATTTGGCAGCCGTGAACTGCCTGCTCCTCAGGCAAGCCTTATGGCTATTCTTTCAGGAGGTATCATTCAGGGGAATATGGCATGGCCGCTCATCATTGTCGGGATGTTGCTCGGAACAGCACTGATCCTGATGCAGGTTCGCAGCCCGATGTTGATTGCCATCGGTATGTATCTTCCTCTCGAGACCACCTTCGCCATTTTTACTGGCGGGGCTATCAAGGGCATCATGGAAATGATTCAGGAAAAACGTAAACATAATGAAGCCCAGAAGGCACGCACCGAAAATGTGGGTATTCTCATCGCTGCAGGATTAATTGCCGGTGAAGCCCTCATCGGATTACTGTTTGCAGCCTTTGCCTTTTTCGACATGAAAATATGGGCATTCAAACATCCCTCATATATCACCAGCCTGGTCATTCTGGTCATCATTGCCCTTGTGCTCATCAATCTTCCGCTGCGTAAAGCCGGAAATCCTGATGAACCGGCACCTCCGGTAGCCAGTCATTAA